CGCAAGGCGCAGGCAAGGGAAACGCTCCTCATCGGGCGCCTGGAAATCCAGGCGAGCGATGGCAAACAGGTCCAGCGGCGCAACGCCCGAGTCGATTCGCTCTGGCCAGGCCAGGGCATTGGCGATCGGCGTGCGCATGTCCGGATTGCCCAACTGCGCCAATACCGAACCATCGATGTAGTCGACCAGCGAATGAATCACGCTCTGCGGGTGAATCACCACTTCGACCTGGGACGGCGTGGCGTCGAACAGCCAGCAGGCTTCGATCAGCTCGAGCCCTTTGTTCATCATGCTGGCCGAATCCACCGAAATCTTGCGCCCCATGGTCCAATTCGGGTGCGCACACGCTTGCTCGGGAGAAACATGCGCCAGTTCGGCCATGGGTGTCTGCCGGAACGGTCCGCCAGAGGCTGTCAGTAAAATCCGACGCACACCGACCGCACCAAGTCCACGAGCGAAATCCTGTGGCATGCACTGGAAAATCGCGTTGTGCTCGCTGTCGATCGGCAGCAGCACCGAACCGCTTTTGCGCACGGCCTGCATGAACAGCGCACCGGACATCACCAGCGCTTCTTTATTGGCCAGAAGAATCTTCTTGCCGGCCTCGACCGCCGCCAGGGTCGGACGCAAGCCCGCCGCACCGACGATGGCCGCCATCACCGCATCGACTTCCGGATCGGAGGCGACCTGACACAAGCCCTCCTCCCCTACCAGAACGCGGGTCGACAGACCGGCTGCGCGCAAATCGTCCTGCAACCTTGAGGCAGCGCCAGATTCCGGCACGACGGCGAAGCGCGGCGAATGACGCGCACACAGTGCCAGCAACTCACTCAAACGAGTGAAACCGCTCAAGGCGAAAACCTGATAACGCTCGGGATGACGGGCAATGACGTCGAGGGTGCTCAGGCCAATCGAACCGGTCGCTCCCAGCACGGTAATCTGTTGTGGGCGGCTCATGCTGCCATCCACAGCAGCACTGCGAATACCGGAATCGCTGCCGTCAGGCTGTCGATGCGGTCCAGCACGCCGCCGTGGCCGGGCAGCAGATTACTGCTGTCCTTGATCCCCGACTGGCGCTTGAACATGCTTTCGGTGAGGTCGCCGACCACTGAAATGAATACGATAATTGCGGCACCGAACAGGCCCATCAGCATCTGAGCGAAACTCCAGTCCCGCACAAAACCGACGATTGCGGTAATCACCAGACTCACCAGCAAGCCGCCGTATACGCCTTCCCAGCTCTTGCCAGGGCTGACCTGGGGCGCCAACTTGCGTTTGCCGAAGGCCCGACCGGAAAAGTACGCACCAATATCGGCACCCCAGACCAGCACCATTACGGCCATGATCAGCCAGTTACCCAAGGGTTCCTGCTTGATCAGAACCAGGCCTTGCCAGGCCGGCAACAGAATCAACAAACCGATCACCAGTTTGCAGGCAGCACTGGCCCAATGTTGACTGGACTGTGGATAGGTCAGCACCAGATACGTGGCCACGCCCCACCAGAGCACTGCAGCACCCAACACCCAAGGCGCGAGCCCCGGCAGGATGTGCATGAAAAACAGCATCAACGCGACCACAGCGGCATAGGCAAGGCGAATCGACTGAGCAGCGAAACCTGCCAACCGCGCCCACTCCCACGCCCCGAGCGTCACCACCAGCCCGATGAACAGCGCAAAACCGGACCCTTCGAGCAGGAAAAACCCGCACAGGGCAATCGGCAGCAGAATCAGCGCCGTGATGATTCGTTGTTTAAGCATTAAACCCGGGCTCCAGCCTCGACCTGCTCGCTCGTTTTACCGAAGCGACGCTGGCGAGAAGCGAAATCGGCTAGCGCATTGCGCATGGCGTCGTGTTTGAAGTCCGGCCAGAACAGGTCGGAGAAGTACAACTCGGCGTAAGCCAGCTGCCACAGCAGGAAGTTACTGATGCGATGCTCGCCACCGGTACGGATACACAAGTCTGGCAGCGGCAGATCGCCGGTCGCCAGACAGGTTTGTAACAGCTCTGGGGTAATGTCCTCCGGACGCAGATGCCCGGCCTGAACTTCGCGAGCCAGACGCTGCGCGGCTTGCGCGATATCCCACTGACCGCCATAGTTGGCGGCGATCTGCAGGACAAAGCGGTTGGCACCGACAGTCATCGCCTCGGCTTCGCGCATGGCGGCCTGAAGCTCCGGGTGAAAACGCGAACGATCGCCAATGATGCGCAAACTGATGTTGTTGTCGTTGAGGCGCTTGGCCTCGCGACGCAACGCCTTGAAGAACAGATCCATCAAGGCACTGACCTCATCGGCCGGGCGCTGCCAGTTCTCGCTGGAGAAGGCGAACAGGGTCAGTACTTCAACCTTGGCCTCGGCACACACCTCGATGACCGCACGCACCGCATCCACGCCTGCTTTATGCCCGGCGACACCCGGCATAAAGCGTTTTTTCGCCCAGCGATTATTACCATCCATGATGATCGCGACATGGCGCGGCACCGCGGACGGCGCAGTCTGCTTTGTCTTATCCATTAAAACGTGACCCTTATACGGCCATCAGGTCTTTTTCTTTCTGCGCCAAATTCGCGTCGATTTCAGCCACGTATTTTTTGGTCAGATCATCAATTTCGCCAGTAGCGCGACGCTCTTCGTCTTCGCTGATTTCCTTTTCCTTGACCAGGTCCTTGAGCTGGCTGTTCGCGTCACGACGGATGTTGCGCACCGCAACACGGGCATCTTCAGCGACATCGCGAGCCTGCTTGGTGAAGCCCTTGCGGGTTTCTTCAGTCAGGGCCGGCATGGAGATCAGCAACAACTCACCGAGGTTGGTCGGGTTGAGGTTCAGACCCGCGCTACCGATGGCTTTGTCGACGGCACCCAGCATGTTGCGCTCAAAGGCAACTACTTGCAGGGTACGGGCGTCTTTAACGGTGATGTTCGCCACCTGTTTGATCGGAGTGTCGGAGCCGTAGTACGGAACCATCACACCTTCCAGAATGCTTGGGTGGGCCTGACCCG
This genomic stretch from Pseudomonas wuhanensis harbors:
- the uppS gene encoding polyprenyl diphosphate synthase, whose product is MDKTKQTAPSAVPRHVAIIMDGNNRWAKKRFMPGVAGHKAGVDAVRAVIEVCAEAKVEVLTLFAFSSENWQRPADEVSALMDLFFKALRREAKRLNDNNISLRIIGDRSRFHPELQAAMREAEAMTVGANRFVLQIAANYGGQWDIAQAAQRLAREVQAGHLRPEDITPELLQTCLATGDLPLPDLCIRTGGEHRISNFLLWQLAYAELYFSDLFWPDFKHDAMRNALADFASRQRRFGKTSEQVEAGARV
- the ispC gene encoding 1-deoxy-D-xylulose-5-phosphate reductoisomerase, translated to MSRPQQITVLGATGSIGLSTLDVIARHPERYQVFALSGFTRLSELLALCARHSPRFAVVPESGAASRLQDDLRAAGLSTRVLVGEEGLCQVASDPEVDAVMAAIVGAAGLRPTLAAVEAGKKILLANKEALVMSGALFMQAVRKSGSVLLPIDSEHNAIFQCMPQDFARGLGAVGVRRILLTASGGPFRQTPMAELAHVSPEQACAHPNWTMGRKISVDSASMMNKGLELIEACWLFDATPSQVEVVIHPQSVIHSLVDYIDGSVLAQLGNPDMRTPIANALAWPERIDSGVAPLDLFAIARLDFQAPDEERFPCLRLARQAAEAGNSAPAMLNAANEVAVAAFLDGRVRYLEIASIIEEVLNLEPVVAVDDLEAVFTADAKARVLAGQWLSRHGR
- a CDS encoding phosphatidate cytidylyltransferase, which produces MLKQRIITALILLPIALCGFFLLEGSGFALFIGLVVTLGAWEWARLAGFAAQSIRLAYAAVVALMLFFMHILPGLAPWVLGAAVLWWGVATYLVLTYPQSSQHWASAACKLVIGLLILLPAWQGLVLIKQEPLGNWLIMAVMVLVWGADIGAYFSGRAFGKRKLAPQVSPGKSWEGVYGGLLVSLVITAIVGFVRDWSFAQMLMGLFGAAIIVFISVVGDLTESMFKRQSGIKDSSNLLPGHGGVLDRIDSLTAAIPVFAVLLWMAA
- the frr gene encoding ribosome recycling factor, with protein sequence MINEIKKDAQERMKKSVESLAHNFGRIRTGQAHPSILEGVMVPYYGSDTPIKQVANITVKDARTLQVVAFERNMLGAVDKAIGSAGLNLNPTNLGELLLISMPALTEETRKGFTKQARDVAEDARVAVRNIRRDANSQLKDLVKEKEISEDEERRATGEIDDLTKKYVAEIDANLAQKEKDLMAV